One Agrococcus jenensis genomic region harbors:
- a CDS encoding acetyl/propionyl/methylcrotonyl-CoA carboxylase subunit alpha: protein MDKILIANRGEIAVRIARACAEGGYRSVAVYADQDIDAMHVRHADEAVALGGTTAAETYLSADALLAAARATGADAVHPGYGFLSESAAFARAVEDAGLTWIGPTPASIEALGDKVTARRIAQEAGAPLAAGTDRPLADADEAVAFAREHGLPVVVKAAFGGGGRGLKVARTIEEVPDAFDSATREAVAAFGRGECFIERFLERPRHVEAQVLGDGRGGVVVVGDRDCSLQRRSQKLVEEAPAPGLTDEQRARIHESSRAICAAVDYRGAGTVEFLLGADGTISFLEVNTRLQVEHPVTEAVTGIDLVREQLRIAEGHGPSIAETPAPSGHAMELRLNAEDPGRGFLPSPGRITALRVPGGPGVRWDAGVEAGDAVEAAFDSLAAKLIVHAADRDAALVRMRRALGELEVTGIATVAPFARAVLDEPDFSTDGFAVSTQWIEAELMPRLKPQLRPAPAAGAALRRVPIEVDGRRVVLGLPDALLAAAAGAPGAPVAATADDAALPSPVPGTVVTWLVDDGAAVAEGQEVVVLDAMKMETRVAAHRAGTLEHVVAQGASVAVDEPLARVVDRSDR, encoded by the coding sequence GTGGACAAGATCCTGATCGCCAACCGCGGCGAGATCGCCGTGCGCATCGCCCGCGCCTGCGCCGAGGGCGGATACCGCTCCGTCGCCGTGTACGCCGACCAGGACATCGACGCGATGCACGTGCGGCACGCCGACGAGGCGGTCGCGCTCGGCGGCACCACTGCCGCGGAGACGTACCTGAGCGCGGATGCGCTGCTCGCGGCCGCGCGCGCGACCGGTGCCGACGCGGTCCACCCGGGCTACGGCTTCCTCTCGGAGAGCGCCGCGTTCGCGCGCGCCGTCGAGGATGCCGGCCTCACCTGGATCGGCCCCACCCCGGCGAGCATCGAGGCGCTCGGCGACAAGGTCACCGCGCGGCGCATCGCGCAGGAGGCGGGCGCACCGCTCGCGGCGGGCACCGACCGGCCGCTCGCCGACGCCGACGAGGCCGTCGCGTTCGCGCGCGAGCACGGGCTGCCGGTGGTCGTGAAGGCCGCGTTCGGCGGCGGCGGCCGCGGGCTCAAGGTCGCCCGCACGATCGAGGAGGTGCCGGACGCGTTCGACTCCGCCACCCGCGAGGCCGTCGCCGCGTTCGGGCGCGGCGAGTGCTTCATCGAGCGCTTCCTCGAGCGCCCGCGCCACGTCGAGGCGCAGGTGCTCGGCGACGGCCGGGGCGGCGTCGTGGTCGTCGGCGACCGCGACTGCTCGCTGCAGCGTCGCAGCCAGAAGCTCGTCGAGGAGGCGCCCGCGCCCGGCCTCACCGACGAGCAGCGCGCCCGCATCCACGAGTCGTCGCGCGCGATCTGCGCGGCCGTCGACTACCGCGGCGCTGGCACGGTCGAGTTCCTGCTCGGCGCCGACGGCACGATCTCGTTCCTCGAGGTCAACACCCGGCTGCAGGTCGAGCACCCCGTCACGGAGGCGGTCACCGGCATCGACCTCGTGCGCGAGCAGCTCCGCATCGCCGAGGGGCACGGCCCCTCGATCGCCGAGACGCCCGCGCCCTCGGGGCACGCGATGGAGCTGCGGCTGAACGCGGAGGACCCGGGGAGGGGCTTCCTGCCGAGCCCTGGCCGCATCACGGCCCTGCGCGTGCCCGGGGGTCCGGGCGTGCGCTGGGACGCCGGCGTCGAGGCGGGCGACGCGGTCGAGGCCGCGTTCGACTCGCTCGCCGCGAAGCTCATCGTGCACGCGGCCGACCGGGATGCGGCGCTCGTCCGCATGCGGCGCGCGCTCGGCGAGCTCGAGGTCACCGGGATCGCGACCGTCGCGCCGTTCGCGCGCGCGGTGCTCGACGAGCCCGACTTCTCGACCGACGGCTTCGCCGTGTCGACGCAGTGGATCGAGGCCGAGCTCATGCCGCGGCTCAAGCCGCAGCTGCGCCCCGCGCCCGCCGCCGGCGCCGCGCTCCGGCGCGTGCCGATCGAGGTCGACGGCCGCCGGGTCGTGCTGGGCCTGCCGGACGCGCTGCTCGCGGCGGCCGCCGGCGCGCCAGGTGCGCCCGTCGCGGCGACCGCCGACGACGCGGCGCTGCCGTCGCCGGTGCCCGGCACGGTCGTCACCTGGCTCGTCGACGACGGCGCCGCCGTCGCCGAGGGCCAGGAGGTCGTCGTGCTCGACGCGATGAAGATGGAGACGCGGGTCGCCGCCCACCGCGCCGGCACGCTCGAGCACGTCGTCGCGCAGGGCGCGAGCGTCGCGGTCGACGAGCCGCTCGCGCGGGTCGTCGACCGCTCCGACCGCTGA
- a CDS encoding urea amidolyase family protein translates to MTAHARRVLPAADTALLLETADLDEAMRLLPALQAAELPGVTELVPAARTVLVRFDPSLVAADALAELLVAVEPAARSAASGDAVTIPVRYDGQDLAEVAQLLGVGADEIVARHQAATWTVAFTGYAPGFGYLVGDDPLFDVPRRASPRTRIPAGSVGLAGRFSGVYPRESPGGWQLIGRTDALMWDLSRPQPALLAPGATVRFERVERELVTAAPAAREPVTAAHALEVVRPGLQLLVQDLGRQGLAAQGVAASGTADRRALRDANRAVGNAADEAGLELAGGGATLRFRGPAVVALTGALVDAAVHGEAGTQPVEPGRAVAVDDGDELRVGAVRDGLRSLVAVRGGIALEPVLGSLATDTLAHLGPAPLAAGDVLPLRGPAAGIRAVERTRATRMPLPTAGEEVELRIVLGPRTEWFTEAALAALVGQPWTVTPRSDRVGVRLDGATPLERAKEGELDSEGAVTGAIQVPPDGQPVLFLPDHPLTGGYPIIGAVVDRDLDLAGQLPPGARIRFRIAEPTPTRRTSWTRS, encoded by the coding sequence GTGACCGCCCACGCGCGGCGGGTGCTGCCGGCCGCCGACACCGCACTCCTGCTCGAGACGGCCGACCTCGACGAGGCGATGCGCCTCCTGCCCGCGCTCCAGGCGGCCGAGCTGCCGGGCGTGACCGAGCTCGTCCCTGCAGCGCGCACGGTGCTCGTGCGCTTCGACCCCTCGCTCGTCGCCGCCGACGCCCTCGCCGAGCTGCTCGTGGCGGTCGAGCCGGCGGCCCGGAGCGCCGCGAGCGGCGACGCCGTGACGATCCCCGTGCGCTACGACGGCCAGGACCTCGCCGAGGTCGCGCAGCTGCTCGGCGTCGGCGCCGACGAGATCGTCGCCCGGCACCAGGCGGCGACGTGGACCGTCGCCTTTACGGGCTACGCGCCGGGCTTCGGCTACCTCGTGGGCGACGACCCGCTGTTCGACGTGCCGCGGCGCGCATCGCCGCGCACGCGCATCCCGGCCGGATCCGTCGGGCTCGCCGGCCGCTTCTCGGGCGTCTACCCGCGCGAGAGCCCAGGCGGCTGGCAGCTCATCGGGCGCACGGATGCACTGATGTGGGACCTCTCGCGGCCGCAGCCGGCGCTGCTCGCGCCCGGCGCCACCGTGCGCTTCGAGCGCGTCGAGCGCGAGCTCGTCACCGCCGCGCCCGCGGCGCGCGAGCCGGTCACCGCTGCCCACGCCCTCGAGGTCGTGCGCCCCGGGCTGCAGCTGCTCGTGCAGGACCTCGGACGGCAGGGGCTCGCGGCGCAGGGCGTCGCCGCGTCCGGCACCGCCGACCGCCGCGCGCTCCGCGACGCGAACCGCGCCGTCGGGAACGCCGCCGACGAGGCGGGGCTCGAGCTCGCCGGCGGCGGCGCGACCCTCCGCTTCCGCGGCCCGGCGGTCGTCGCCCTCACCGGCGCCCTCGTCGATGCGGCGGTGCACGGCGAGGCGGGCACGCAGCCGGTCGAGCCGGGCCGCGCCGTCGCGGTGGACGACGGCGACGAGCTGCGCGTCGGCGCCGTCCGCGACGGGCTGCGCTCCCTCGTCGCCGTGCGCGGCGGCATCGCGCTCGAGCCCGTGCTCGGCAGCCTCGCGACCGACACGCTCGCGCACCTCGGCCCCGCACCGCTCGCTGCAGGCGACGTGCTGCCGCTGCGCGGTCCGGCCGCCGGCATCCGGGCCGTCGAGCGCACCCGGGCGACGCGCATGCCGCTGCCGACGGCGGGGGAGGAGGTCGAGCTCCGCATCGTGCTCGGCCCGCGCACCGAGTGGTTCACCGAGGCTGCGCTCGCCGCGCTCGTCGGGCAGCCGTGGACGGTGACGCCCCGCTCCGATCGCGTGGGCGTGCGGCTCGACGGGGCGACGCCGCTCGAGCGAGCCAAGGAGGGCGAGCTCGACAGCGAGGGCGCCGTGACCGGCGCGATCCAGGTGCCGCCCGACGGGCAGCCGGTGCTCTTCCTGCCCGACCACCCGCTCACCGGCGGGTATCCCATCATCGGCGCGGTCGTCGACCGCGACCTCGACCTGGCCGGCCAGCTGCCGCCGGGCGCCCGCATCCGCTTCCGCATCGCGGAGCCGACCCCCACCAGGAGGACGTCGTGGACAAGATCCTGA